The nucleotide sequence ATAAtataaaataacaaaagaaaattaATTAAACTGATTGGTACTTTAAAGTTAACTATTAAATGTCATATCCTTTGGgttcgatacttggttcttacataaactttACTACAAATGACAGATATACTTGCCTATTATGTGTGTTTAGTCTAAGTAATAATCATTTCTTATAAATTTAAAGCTagataaacatgttttaaaagttaTTAAATTAACTCACCTAATCGGCTAATCGTGCTTAGAGTTATTAAATGAACCAGACCGACACGCTAaaaacgcacatcaagtttttggcgtcatTTCTGGGGATACGGTTATTTTAAGAAAGACTTTGGACGACTAACAAGTTTATtttttcatcttttgtttctatcttttcttttgttttgtttgtagATATGGACTCACAAAGTCCACAATATATACAGATGAAGTTTCTCGATCTTGATGCTTATTATGCACAAGAAGGGTGTGAATTTTCTAGAGTTCCATATCTCATTTATGAGTGTTCTTATTATGTGTGGAAGCCTAAGAAGAATGAAGACATTTCTATTCTCTGCCCTTAATTGGGCCACTTGAGCCATTACTATCAACACCCTCACTTTTTCCTCACAACCTTCATGATGAAATACACCACATTGAAAACTCACCATCATATATTCTACCTCAACCACTTTCTTACCCACCACCCACCCTAGACAGTCGATTCTCGACCCGTTACCCACCATCATCACCTAGCCCACCTTCCATTCCCAAACCCGATTTTGGAGCCCGGCTAATTCATTACAATAATTGGATGAAATAAAAAGTATATATGAGGTCGAGCCCCATAATGAAGAACAACCTCCTTAATCACCACCTCTTTATTCATCTCTAGAAACCAACCTGTGGAGTCCAAACAAGTCACTTTGTTTCCTAAAAGAAATAAAGAACCATTTCATAAGGCTTTACTCAAGTCATTGTCACAATGATTCTTTAAAAATTATGGACCCTCCAATGGAAGAAATACAAGTCTGTTTGGCCGAAGAAGAAACTGCCAACCATCCTTGCACGCCCGTGCTCAAGGATAGGCACGACCGTGAACGCCCTCCAAACAGCGGGCTGAGTAAAGATGAAAGAATGATACTTAAAGCTCAAATCATCGAATGGTATACGCCAAAGGAGGAGCCTTCCCATTTCAAAGACATAGATCCATTTCAACTACAATATCATGAGAAGTTTCAAGAAACCAACACCAATCAAGTGGTGGTTCCAAATTTGGGGAGATGATAATTAGACCAAAAGATGTTTTTGACAAACGGACTCTCCTGTCTAAAGCTAGCAAAAACAGTATGAAGAACAAGTCAACCTTAATAAAGTAGTTTTTATAGGTCACCAAGCATCATTCAAGGTAAATGAAATTCAAGAGGGGCATATGGTTGAAATTTCGTGTGAAGAACTTAAGGGCATGAATGAGTTGGTAGGTGCATCATGTATGGGGGAAAAGGAAGGATGGGTTGACCTGAATGAAGTTCTTGCTAAATCAAAGGCATCATCATATGAAAAACCAAACTTCGGGATCAACACATCATATGCGCGATAGATGAGCTCAAAGAACAAATACCGCATCCACTACTTCGCACAAGTGATAGCCAACTTGTGATAAAACAAACTTTTGCTTATTCACAGGATAAAGGATATCACTCTAAGGACCACTTCACTTGGGAGAATCGACACACTTCTAGCAAACCATATGTGACCACTATGACTTGCCGAGGTGATCCCCTTCTTCACTACTTGACCTTTGTGAAGTTCGTTCCAGGAATTTCAAGTGGTTGTGGCGTAACTTATCTACAAACCACACGGTCGCAAAATTGTTCCACTACCTACCACTATCTTGTTTAAAGTCATAATTCCCCAAAGGGTGTCACCAAAAAGAAACGACTCTTACAAGAAGTAGGTACGAAGCTAGTCTTATTGGATGCTATTAGGCCAAAACTCGCAAAACGGTTCAGAGAGGATGGTTGAAGTATCTACCATTGAAGGAAATTAGGCAAAATGAGTTTTGAAATGGTCTTGACGATCTGACCTTAAAAGAGTCACTAGCATTATTTCAACCACTTCAAAAGGATCATTACCTAGTGTTCTATGAAAAGTATTGATCATATCTCACTCACTCGCCATCCATTAACCACCATATACTCTATCATATCACCCAAATAAGCCCTCTTGATTCATGCACATTTGCTAAGTAATTGGTGTAGATATGATTTGCATACAAACATTTGACTCATGCATGCATTCGGATTGAGTTGAGTGTTACACCCATAAAAACTCACCCCCAAACATAGTCAAGGGTTGAGTGAACATTGTGACGTGTGTAAGACTAAGTATAACCAATTTTAGTAGGCATGCCATGATTTATCATTACCTCAAACGTATTAGTAATTTGTAATTCATTGGAGGTAGGCAATGTCCAAGACATCGGGATCACCTACTATTTTTCGAAAACTTACTTGCTTaattgcttgaggacaagcaatgTTTAAGTGTGGGGTTATGATGTGCCATCAATTATACATATTTTTAGTGCATAATTACCTCATAATTTCAAGTACTTTTATGACTTTTTAATTGCAAATGTTGCCTAAATCGTTTCTGCTTGACAAATGCAGGTTTCTAAGCTCTCGGGATGAAAGAAGTGAAAAAACAAGCAGAAATGCAGAAAAAATCCAACATTCTAAAGAAATCAGCAAGTCGCCAGATAGGCACAGCTGTACCGGCTATGGGTACGGCCGTGCACAACACCAAGAAGCACAAAGTCAACAAGTCAACCCAAGAATGGTCAACAAAAGTCCAAGATATGCGGAGGCACGGTCGTGCACACCTAGCACGTTCGTTCTTAGCTAAAGACAAATTGTAGAAGCTTCGAGAACCGACAAGAATCTCGCCTGTCAATGCATGGCCCTGGATCTTTAGGCAACCGGTGGTTACTTAGGGTAATCATGTATGAAATCCTTATTGGTTATCTCTTTTTTTATTATCCAAGGATGACATGTTGCAAGATCATGACTTGAAGGATGTGTTTTAAATTCCCCGTGGAACCGAAAGTTTCAAAAGAGGCCAGAGATTTGATATATATGCAATGTGCAAGTATAATGGTGGAAAATGGAACACACTGAAGCGTGTGATCAAAACTATCCATCAAATTTTCGTAATGTGATCGAACGACCAAGAGATTTTTGTGTTTGTAAAAATTGGCAATAATCTTTTTTGTTTTCTATGCTTGTTAATGTTCAGTCATTTTGTAACTTTATTTTAGGGGGACATCTTTGTTTGACTAATAACAGGCCGCAATGGGTTGGATAACGTTAGGCTGACTAATTTTGATGTATTATATATGATTACTGAAAAATATTATCAAAAAATGATATAAGATTTTTTGATAAAATAAACACTTGATCATCggttaaatatataattttaaaattatgTAAATGTTATTGAATGATAAAATAAACACCTTCATACCGATTTAAAAACTTAATGATCGGTCTGATTAGTCGCCCATAATCATTAGTTAGATAGTATTTATTTTAGTACTCCCAGTATTAGCAACCCGTTAGCTAGTAGCCCaaaataaaaaagataaaaaaaaaaaaaaaaaactcattttaGCAGCCCATTTGGAAACGTGATTACCGATTACACCGACTTGAATTAACCCAAATGCAACCTACATAGGGTTTTTGTTTAGAATGCAAATATGCATATATCCATTGTATGAGTATACAAGAAAATATAAGACACTCATTAAAATATTTGTTTCAAACAGTTACATAAATGTAACTACTATTCCAATTCATTTCCTTTATTCAGCCACCACCTTACACAAACACATACAATGAAAAACGAAAACACTTCTTTTAAACAACAATGGAATCGCTTAAGGATTTATGGGCACCACCAACGGAACATCACCTTTCTCGACCACAAATTTCTTGACCGTTTTCTTGCCATCTGTAACGACAATAACCTCGTAAGTCCCAGGAAACCCGCGAAAACAAAATTCGCCCTTATCATCAACATGTCCATGACTATGTGACAACCATTCTTTTTTGAGCTCAAGAAGCCGATTCCCGGCTACGTTAATCTCACTTTCAGCATCAACCAAATGTGAGTTTTCGCGACTCATAAACAACtcccaaaacccccaaatcatAATCCCTTCAACCGCGGGATGAGCAAAAGCTTCACGAAACATAACCTCCAAATCATCTGCTCGAATGTACTCGTTTATAGATGACACATCAAGCTCGGTGAACCAGATAGGGAGTCCGAGACATCCTAGTTTGTCAAGAGCCGAACAAACGACTGGACCCACCGGACTATCGATATGCCCTTGTATCCCAATCCCACCAACTGGTGCACCTTGTTGTTGCAAATCAAGAATCTGTGATATGTATTTCTCGGGTGTGGATCTCGTGTCACACCCGTCTTCAACATGGTAATCATTCACAAACAACGTGGCTGATGGGTCCAACTGGTTCGCGGTTTTGAACATGTTGGCTCGTATATCTTGGCCCAACCGGCTTGGGTAGAAGGAGCCGTGAAGCATTTCATTGTTCACGTCATAATGCTTGAACTTACCTTTGTATCGGTTAAGTAAGCTAGTCAACCGGTTCTGGACGGCTGCGCCTAGGTCGGTTTTGTTAAGGTTCTTGACCCAATCTTGAACCGTGTTATCAACATCCCAAAAGATACAATGCCCTCGAGCCGAGATGTTGTTATCGTCACATAGTTTTAAAAGATCATCGGCGTCTTGGTAGTTCAAGTTCCCTTTTTGCGACTCGGTCCAGTACCATTTGAGCTCGTTTCCAAACACGGCCCAGTTGAAATTTTTAACGAAAAAAGCGACGAAGTCTTCGTTATCAATGTTTGTTCGGCTTATGCATGTTCCGATCGGGAAACTGTTTTGAATTTGTTTCACTATTACCATCGTTGGGTACATACTGCTTGAGTCCGGGGTCGGAAATTTCAGGGTTACATCTTGTTTACGAATCTGTAGTACAATCCAAGGAAAAAAAACATATGTAAGCAAGTTAAGGTTGGCgactttttggttttttttttggttgACTTCGCTTAGTAGCACAACAGTGAATGCTATGTAGTCAGATCATGTAAACATTTTTTAGTGATAATGATTACTATTTTATCAATTTTTCTAGCTTTAAATATAAATagactaggttataaccccgtgtattacacgggttgaataaataaattttatatactaaataataaaacattatatatctttaaaaaccttctttattgcacgggttgaataaatataattttatatattaaataataaaaagttatatctataagaacaacattgtacgggttgaataaatgtaattttatataccaaataaaaaaattatatctttaaaacacgTGTACtgcgagttgaataaatataatattgtttaccaaataataagaataatacatctttaaagacctcatttattacacaggttgaataaatataattttatataccaaataataaaaaaatgcatctttaaaaatatgcgtattacacggtttgaacaaatgtaattttctgtactaaataacaaaaaatatatatatccttaaaaaacctcgtgtattgtacgaattgaataaatctaattttatacatcaaataataaaaagttatatcttaaaaacttCTTGTATATCAGTTAATTTTATATTAagtttcgtaaaacctgtttgacCCCCAACGTCTAGcccaaacaatattttttttaacatctaaacccccgtcttttttttctaaccttttttgcacctaacgtctttttttctaaccctcttggcccctaacatttaatgcatggggttagtgttagggccaaaaaggttaaaaaagaaaacgttgggggctcagatgttaaaaataacatttaatggatgaggttagtgttaggggccaaaagggttagaaaagaatACGTTGGGGGCTcggatgttaaaaaattctttttttaagctaaaagggtaaaagtgatataaccaatAGAAACTTTTCACTTTAACGTTTTTTTAATTAACATGCTGTTCAAATGGGTTACAAGCTATTTTTTTAAGAAATTCACAAAGTGTATTTTAAAAAAGCTCAACCTTAACAAATTATTAAAATGGAGATTTTccgttttaaaagaaaatgagtGGATGAAAATTttaataagagtaaactgccaaaatagtTTGAGTTTTGTTTACTTTTTTCACTTTAATTcaaaacttaaaccttttgaATCTAGTTCCATATGATTTCAATTTTATtgcattttcatccaaaatcaaaatttagTCAGATTTTTCGATTAATATTcaattttttttgtctttttcctcccttttaatgaagagCAAAAATaacttttaacgttttattataacaaattaaaaaatctgaccattttgcccttcattaaaggagaggaaaaagataaaaaaaagctggatgttaactgaaaaatctaaccagattttgcttttggatgaaaatggcaataaATTAGAAACCAAAGGGACCCATATTCTAAAGATTTGAATTTTGGACTatgcaaaagtgaccaaacctcatgAACCATTttttgcagtttactcttttaatAAATTTATGAACTTTTGATGTAAACGTTTGTTAGATATTTAGACTATACTTTTAGTTTTACCTTATCGGTTTGTCGCCGTAAGTGCCTAAATCTGGCCTGACGATCCACAGCAAAGATCTGAAGTCCAGCCAGCTTGAAACTGACTCCAGGCGCTGGTCCTTGAATATAAACCATCACTTTCGCCGGTTGCTTTTCAATTCTAAATGACCCACAAATTTCATGCCACTGGTTAGAATCACTGATCTCCACTTGACCACCATTCACCCACTGGCTGTCAACCCCAAGAGCCACATTTATGTTCTGTGGACCACTGGCTCCAGGACCAAGCCGAACCCATGCTGATATTTGGTAGGTTACAAATAGCTTCACTTTGTCCGTGATCATCTGCGCCGGACCCATCCAGGTCTGGGTCCGGTTGGTCGTGTGTATACAACGACCGCTTAACGGCTCGTGTGGCCCCAGGGTGTCTCGTGCAGCCGGTGGGAGTATATGAGGCGAACCAGTCACCACATTTAATGAACAGTTACCGAGTGGGAACCACCCGTTTGTTCCATCGCTAAGATTACTATTCGTGATGATGTTAACTCCATAATCCGGATTCTGCGTTAAGATTATTAAAACAAATGAATTAATCGGGAATAAAATGTGAAGAGGatatttatttaaattaagtTTAGTTAAGAACCTCAATGACGGGAGGTGGTGACGGAGGTGTTTTCTCGGCATGCTTAACGATGAAGCCATCAACAAGAATATCAGTGCCTGGAGACGGGCCTTCGAGATATACCACCACCTTCGACTGCAACCCGTTTAAAAGAAACTTTCCTTGCAATTGTACCCAATCGGAATCCGTTGCTTGCGTGCTTCCGTGCCAAACAAACAGGCATAAGTGTCGAAAACGCTTTGGAAAATATGGTGGAGGTAATGTGAAGGAAATTACAAATGCGTAGAAAAAATGTTGTTGGTTTGTGGTAAAAAGTTTCCTAGataataaaatcagttttgtcggAAAAGTGTCGCTAAAGGGCGTTTGCTATTGCGAACTTTGCTTTATGAACCAACCCAAAAGTTCTAATAGTTCGGGTAATGTTTTATCTCAACTGGGTCAAAGTAAAAGtcgtaaacaacaacaacaatataataataataataataataatatattattattattattattattattattattattattattattattattattgttatatttGAGCCATAAAATTTTTAAACTACAAAGCCTAAACAATGAATAGTTAATAGAGATTATGAAAAGAAACTAACTTAGCAATGCCGATGTAATGTTCACGGGAATCAGGGGTCTGAACCCACAATGTGGCTCTAACAGTCGAGCTAGTAACATTGTTGCCAAAGATTCTAACGAATGCGGTGACTTCATACACAAGTTTTCGTTGAAGTTTTCCGCTAATATCTTGTTGAATCCCGTTCCAACTTTGGGTACGTTCTGATGTCGATGCGAAGAACTTCCCGGATTTAGGAATGATTTTGCCATCTCCCATGGAGGCATGTACAGCAATCTTGCACCCTCGTCCGGACCAGTTGTTAACTCCATCCTCAAAATCAGGGTTCAGTATGATGTTGTCGTCAGCAGTATATACACATGGTAAGATTTTATCCTGTAACTTGAATGACAATAATATGAAATCGAAATAACTCATAGGTTAATACTCGAAAAAAAAAGGTGACAAAATAGACAGATAGGATATCAAACGGGATTTTAAAGGTCAATACTACTGAAGTTATTTATTTGTGTAAATATTTAGTGTATTGAATAACATCATAAAGTTCATAATTATTTGTTAAATGAATAAATCACACTATCTAGGGGGTGACACATGTGACTTGACATTATCTTTAAAGTTATTATATATATTGGTTTTCAGGATTTGACCCTTAGATAGCAAAATACAACTTAATTGACCcctttttatttaagaaaatgaGGAGGTATTGCCAACTCTACCGAGGGATTTcaaattaaaaacacaaataTACTCATTGAAACATTATGATGAAAAATTGTTTTGATTCTGGTTGACTTACATGAGTGAAGACTAAAACCGATTCGATGAGAATGTTAACTCCAGGATTTGGCCCTTCCAAGTAAATCACCACACGATCAGGCTTATCCCTCAACACGAATGTACCTTCTAAGTTCTCCCATTTTCCCTTGGAAACAGTGGTCCTGCAACAACAAGGTGTATGTTTTGACCTGGTTAGATGCAGTAGCGaaacttgagatttccgaccagggggtcaaaaacgtatacccaaaaattctatacgaaaactattATACTCTCCACTACTAAGCGAAAAGTTTGGGGGGTCGAGTGTTGGCATTCGCGTGTTAGAAGACCTGTCCCCCAACTCGTCTAACCAATAAGCATCAAAAAGAACAAAAAGGACATAAAAAATGACACACCTTGCGATGTTATAATATTTGGTGCCCGAGTGTTGGTATTCGCGTTTGAGGGTCGCAATGACTTCAGCGTTGCCTTGAAGTTTGGTCCCGGAAACTCCAACACGAGCACAAACCGTGTAAGTAGAACCAGAGGAAATCTTGTGAGTGATGTCTTGTTCTAAGCCTTGCCAGTTTTGGCTTCTGTTTGTAACAACAGCATGATGCTTGCATGATTTTGGTCTTGTTTCTTGGACCGATAAAAAGGCATCACAGCAGTTTGCATGCCACGAGTCCAAACCGTTTGAGAAATTATGGTTTTCTATGATGTTACTCTTTTCACGACTCAAGTCATTTGGTTTCTGTGATGGAAGCAACATATACCAAAACATAAGTAAAGACTTGTTTTTAACATTTAATATTCGTATTTTGTGGGACCCTTTTATACATATAAGATGacacagtttgacttttcaaGTCAACCTTGTTACATGGAAAATCTTTATTAATTGATTATGAGAATAGGTAGAGGATTCTGTaaaaaagtgtgagaagtgtattataatactatatataataatatataacacCATAAAACACCGCATAAcgatatgtaacaccatataattccatataacactatgtaacactatatatcattatataacaaatataacactataggttgtctgattgcatgtctatgatagatgtatagtgttatatttgttatacaatgttatatagtgttacatagtgttatatggtattatatggtgttacatattgttatacggtatttatatggtgttatatagtattatatataatgttataatacacttttcacacttctcacactttagaccctttttacactatccttaccctatgaGAATATGCAAACTTTAAATTCCAAATTTCAAATTCAACATAGAGAATATACGCCTCTTATTCccgcataccaaacactacctcaATGTATTGCTTTGTTACATAACTCAATTATATGAAACCGCACcgctaaaataaataaaaaggctAATTGAAATGTAAATAGTACATAGTAGTAAATATGACCCGTTTCGAATGTAAAAACTAAGCCAACCATATCCTACCCCGACCAACAAAAATCGTTCGATTCCCACCATAATCAAGACGATTTTGTGCCTTCTAATATTTCATTTAACGATGCTTAAAACAAAACACGAACCTGAGACTGAAAACCGTCGATGCCATGGATCATTGGTGGGGTTGGGACCTCCATTGATGGCTTCTGCGTATCTTCTTTCAGTTTCTTTTGTTTAAAACAAAGAAACATTCGTCAAACCATTTATATTAACCAAAGCCATGATTACAAACCCTCTAATTCTAAAGACAATGCTTAAAAGCAATAAATATAGAGAAGTAAAACACACACCAGAAAGTGAAAATAATCGCTTCCATTGATCAGTGATGGGTTCTCCATTACTTCTTCACGTTTCTTTcgttcaaaaccaaacaaaagTCAAACAACGTACGAATCAGAACCAAAAACTGATAAACAGTTATTACCTTTGATCTGTTGGGATTCTTGTGACGTCTAAGGATGGTGAACAAACATGCTGATCGTTTTGCCATTTATACACAACGATTTTTCAGTGTACGTTACTGAAATCTTAATAACCAATCAAACTGAAAAGACTTTTAAAATCCCTATTAACCTAATTTCGTTACAAAGCGTGGTTTATGAGTAATTTGAAACAATAATTACTGAAAAATGAAACTTAATAAAATTGTTGATGGGTTCCCTTTATCTTACAGCTAGAGATATGAGGGTGAACCATAGCTAACTTTATTGTATGCTTGAATTGAAATAGAAGATTTGATTTTTTTGGGGTTTTCTTTTACTTTTTGTTGGATTGCTTTACTTTGATTAAATTCAAGACTTGGTTTACACGTTAAACTATTACAATTTGCAATTGAAAAGATTAAAGATTAGGTGAGCAATGGCGTTCTGATGCACGGGATTCGGGGTGTTTATTGGTGTGTTTTCTTTATTTCTTCGGCTCCAGTGAATCGTATGTTGGCAGGCTGCTAGGACTGTGTCTAAGATCATATATTTAATTTACCATGTTAAATTATGTTGTGGGACGCGTGAAATATGAAGAAAAAAAACGGTACGTAAATGCAACGTAGCCAGTTTCGCTTTCACGTCTAAAACTCACTTAGGTAGGTAGGCCGGCCGGTGTGTGTCCTTGAATCGGTTGGAAGCTTCGAGATCTTCCAGGAATAGATTAGCACGGGCGTGCCTTACCATGCACAGTCGTGCATGGTGAGGCTGCCCCTAAAGGGGCAGCAACGGTTGTACTTCTGGTCTCTAACTTTTGTCTTGTCTGGTTTGTCTTTTGTGGGGCACGATCGTGCATGCCTATGCACGGGTGTGCTAGCCGTTTTTTCTTTCTTGCCCACCAATTTATTATGTTGCTTCCAAAAGGCGAGTTGAGGCAAGAGGCATAGTTGTCTTTGTTGTGCACAGGGGTGCTTCTTGAAAAATTCATATTTTTCATCCGGTTTTTATTATTTTCTACTTTATTTTGTCTTGACCTTTAAATCGTGCAGAAACTAAAAAGGAACGATATAGTAGTGTTTCCTTCATAAATTGTCTCGAAAGTATTCATCAATGGGGATAtatttgtattatatatatatagggggctgctagaatgagaaccaccccgagttgtaagaaccgcgagaactacaccccacggagcgccgttcgccatgatttttttttacaagtagatgtgtgtattataaacacatccgtaaaaaatcatggcgaacggcgctccgtgaggtgtagttttttacaccacaagtttggtgttttttaattttttttcttttttctttttttttcaccaaacttgtggtgtaaaaaactacaccccacggagcgccgttcgccatgattttttacggctgtgtttataatacacacatctacttgtaaaaaaaaaatcatggcgaacggcgctccgtggggtgtagttctcgcggttcttacaaatcgaggtggttctcattctagcggctccctatatatataaaattgaTGGTACGTACATCAGCGCTTAGAGGTGTTGGTTGTTCATGTGAAATGTGAGTAGGGCTGTAACACCTTAGAAATTCAGGGGAGGTTGAAGCAAATATGAGACAAAAGTACCCCTATCTATTTGAATAAATCTCAAGGATAAGATTTCTTTTAAGgagtgaggatgtaacaccttggaAATTCATGGCGAATAATATGGTAACACGTGTCCAATCAACTCTCAAATATTCCCGATAAGTTGGACGAGAGGGATCAAATATGTAAAAACGTGGAAGCTTGGAAGTGGAGAGGTCATTTGTGACAAAATGCCAAATTTTGGCTTCTgaaggtcccttacggaccgcaaggcatttgccttacggtccgtaaggtatTGAAAATTACTTTGGCTTCTTAAGGTCCTGTTACGGACCACAAGGCATATGCCTTACGCAGGGCCGGCCCAAGACCAAGTATTTTGAGGCTTGGGCCTTGGGCCATCAAATTTATAGAGCCtccatatttaaaaaaattatatattatatggGTATGGGCCTTATCTGCTATGAGAAGGAGATAGAGAGAATAGGTTATGAAAGGTCAAACTTCAAAGGACAAATTGCAGCCGTATACATCGTAGGTTAGGGCGGAGAATGGCCGAATGGGGATTGGCAGGAACATATAAAAAATTAGGTCTCAAATTGAAAGAGGGGAAAATAAGCTTCAACAATAATTGTAAGTAATctttcttttcattttcattaCCACTACTTAGTTTTCTGATCTATAGTTTTGACGAGTCTGATCGTTGCCAATCACAAATTCATAGTagtttttgtttttaaaaattgTAATAGTTCCTGTATTTGCCAATTGCTCATTTAGATAACTTATCTATTTATTTGTAATCGGCAGATAACTAGAGATTTAGATAAACATGTAGTCTTTGTTTTTGACAAATGTGATTCTGGAAGATATCAAGCTTATAACTCGTCTTTGTCAGGTATTTTTTTTTCCTGCAACTTATATATTTTTGTGATAATTAAGATTGTGTAGTGTTAAATTGTTAATCTGGAAAGATTGGAATTGAATTTACGGTCAAACCAACAAAACAAAAATGAAATCAAATTCAAAGCCCATATGACTTTAATTGAACAAAAATGAAACCACCCAAATATAGATAAACAAAAAAAACTGTAAAATATGGTAGAAAAACAAAGGAGATAGTTGAAAGGAAGTTCTCAGGTAACGAAGGAGCCATTACCATTCTACAATCTAgaggaagtgacagggtttacaatatggaatgaaACAACTTTAAGGAAATAGTTGAAAGGAAgttctgtcctcctcatgaaaCGAAACAAATTGCTAATAAATTCCTAAATCATAGAATG is from Helianthus annuus cultivar XRQ/B chromosome 9, HanXRQr2.0-SUNRISE, whole genome shotgun sequence and encodes:
- the LOC110878226 gene encoding endo-1,4-beta-xylanase 3 isoform X2; the encoded protein is MAKRSACLFTILRRHKNPNRSKKREEVMENPSLINGSDYFHFLKLKEDTQKPSMEVPTPPMIHGIDGFQSQKPNDLSREKSNIIENHNFSNGLDSWHANCCDAFLSVQETRPKSCKHHAVVTNRSQNWQGLEQDITHKISSGSTYTVCARVGVSGTKLQGNAEVIATLKREYQHSGTKYYNIARTTVSKGKWENLEGTFVLRDKPDRVVIYLEGPNPGVNILIESVLVFTHDKILPCVYTADDNIILNPDFEDGVNNWSGRGCKIAVHASMGDGKIIPKSGKFFASTSERTQSWNGIQQDISGKLQRKLVYEVTAFVRIFGNNVTSSTVRATLWVQTPDSREHYIGIANTQATDSDWVQLQGKFLLNGLQSKVVVYLEGPSPGTDILVDGFIVKHAEKTPPSPPPVIENPDYGVNIITNSNLSDGTNGWFPLGNCSLNVVTGSPHILPPAARDTLGPHEPLSGRCIHTTNRTQTWMGPAQMITDKVKLFVTYQISAWVRLGPGASGPQNINVALGVDSQWVNGGQVEISDSNQWHEICGSFRIEKQPAKVMVYIQGPAPGVSFKLAGLQIFAVDRQARFRHLRRQTDKIRKQDVTLKFPTPDSSSMYPTMVIVKQIQNSFPIGTCISRTNIDNEDFVAFFVKNFNWAVFGNELKWYWTESQKGNLNYQDADDLLKLCDDNNISARGHCIFWDVDNTVQDWVKNLNKTDLGAAVQNRLTSLLNRYKGKFKHYDVNNEMLHGSFYPSRLGQDIRANMFKTANQLDPSATLFVNDYHVEDGCDTRSTPEKYISQILDLQQQGAPVGGIGIQGHIDSPVGPVVCSALDKLGCLGLPIWFTELDVSSINEYIRADDLEVMFREAFAHPAVEGIMIWGFWELFMSRENSHLVDAESEINVAGNRLLELKKEWLSHSHGHVDDKGEFCFRGFPGTYEVIVVTDGKKTVKKFVVEKGDVPLVVPINP
- the LOC110878226 gene encoding endo-1,4-beta-xylanase 3 isoform X1, whose product is MAKRSACLFTILRRHKNPNRSKKREEVMENPSLINGSDYFHFLKLKEDTQKPSMEVPTPPMIHGIDGFQSQKPNDLSREKSNIIENHNFSNGLDSWHANCCDAFLSVQETRPKSCKHHAVVTNRSQNWQGLEQDITHKISSGSTYTVCARVGVSGTKLQGNAEVIATLKREYQHSGTKYYNIARTTVSKGKWENLEGTFVLRDKPDRVVIYLEGPNPGVNILIESVLVFTHLQDKILPCVYTADDNIILNPDFEDGVNNWSGRGCKIAVHASMGDGKIIPKSGKFFASTSERTQSWNGIQQDISGKLQRKLVYEVTAFVRIFGNNVTSSTVRATLWVQTPDSREHYIGIANTQATDSDWVQLQGKFLLNGLQSKVVVYLEGPSPGTDILVDGFIVKHAEKTPPSPPPVIENPDYGVNIITNSNLSDGTNGWFPLGNCSLNVVTGSPHILPPAARDTLGPHEPLSGRCIHTTNRTQTWMGPAQMITDKVKLFVTYQISAWVRLGPGASGPQNINVALGVDSQWVNGGQVEISDSNQWHEICGSFRIEKQPAKVMVYIQGPAPGVSFKLAGLQIFAVDRQARFRHLRRQTDKIRKQDVTLKFPTPDSSSMYPTMVIVKQIQNSFPIGTCISRTNIDNEDFVAFFVKNFNWAVFGNELKWYWTESQKGNLNYQDADDLLKLCDDNNISARGHCIFWDVDNTVQDWVKNLNKTDLGAAVQNRLTSLLNRYKGKFKHYDVNNEMLHGSFYPSRLGQDIRANMFKTANQLDPSATLFVNDYHVEDGCDTRSTPEKYISQILDLQQQGAPVGGIGIQGHIDSPVGPVVCSALDKLGCLGLPIWFTELDVSSINEYIRADDLEVMFREAFAHPAVEGIMIWGFWELFMSRENSHLVDAESEINVAGNRLLELKKEWLSHSHGHVDDKGEFCFRGFPGTYEVIVVTDGKKTVKKFVVEKGDVPLVVPINP